ACTGTCTGCTGGCCAGGCAAATGGCTGAAGAGCTGGGTGCAGCCGTCGTTTGTCCTGATTACTGCACCTATCCGAAGGTCAGAAAAATACAGTTGTCCTAATGACATTCCGGTTAAAGATTTCTAGCACATGTGGACAGTGAGAGTGACTGGAATATGAACAGTACTTCTGAGAATTATACTGCGGTAACCCAAACGGCAGATaagaaatgtaattataaatGTCACTGTGGTATCTGAGCTGACTGCGGGTTTCATCTGATCGCCAGGGGAACGTTTTAGGGATGGTCCAAGATATTGCTGACTGCTTGGTTTGGGCCCAAGAGAGTGGACAGAAGTTCAACTTTGACAAAGTAAGAAATATCTTGAAGTATTCCCTGGAAATTGAGTAAAACTATCAGATTATATTGGCAAAAATTGACCAGTTATTATAAACTCCCGAAAGAAAGAAATCTTTTAAAAGGTTTCATGAAATCATATAAAGCCTAAATCCACTTCCAATTTATGATGATCCTTTTTAATGCAGAGaatagaagaaaataatttcactgGTTTGATTAGCTCTGATCTGTTTCTAATttgtaaacacataaaatattgTACAGTAatgataattttttatttttgctttaagaCGGCTCATGTTgttgtcttgtttgtctgtcttttatAGGACAACATTGTGTTAATTGGCCATTCAGCAGGTGCACATTTGTGTGCTTTGACCACGCTGTTTCTCATTGACACGAGAGAGGAGCTTTTCATAGAGGCCAGTAAACAGCGGGACATTACCCAGGCGACAAAGGGAGTTATTGGTAAGGATAACTGCGCTGTGCATCACAGAGTTTCAGTCACGGTCGCAGCCATATTTCGTGCTAATGAAAACCCaacttaaataaatgtgtgagcCACAAAGATAAATTAGTGGCTTCTgaattgttcatgttttcattgtctttgCTATGAACTGAGGGCAGTGAAGttcttcaaacaaaaaagtagAACTGTCTCTTCAGAGGTATCAGTAGAACTGCCTccttcatattttcatacagtTGATTGCCAGGATTTTGTGTGAGTTGGTTAATCTCTGATATTTCCTGGACAGGTCTGAGTGGTGTCTACAACATCATGGACCATTATGAGCATGAGCAAAAGCGAGCAGTTGAGTACGTGTCCACCATGCACAAAGCCATGAATGGAGTGGAAAACTTTCCGTACTATTCACCAACACATTTACTGGAGAAACTCAGCCAGGACAAACTGAACAGGTGAGACAAAAGGTTATATTAGCTTTAACAACACTGATGTTTAAATCTATTGcatctttaatttatttgaaatacaAATATGAGCATTTTTGACTGACGGgcatcttttttaaatttcatttctGGGTGACAGAGTGCCTCCGTTCGCTTTGCTCCATGGGACCACTGACATCATCGTTCCTGTTGAATCTTCCACAAAGTTCTCTGAGCTTCTCAACTCGCTCTCCGTGAAGGTGTCGCTTTACCTGCTGCCAAGAGTCGACCACACGGAGATCGTCACTGACCTCATGGCGTCAGACAGGCGCTTCTACCATCCCATCTACAGCTGCATCAAACAGGAGTTCAGAAAACTTCTGGAAACCTGCTGACATCCCAGTCATCAGGACAACATCAGTCACTTCCATATTTACTGATTGTGCCATACACTTACTTTGTTTACAGTATCTGCTCTAATAcctcaaaacaaataatttccaTGATTTAACTTGATTCATTTGTGTTGTGATTCCATGATAATGATGTACATTTTGACCAGCTCTCTGATTATATTTGAAGTGATTGGACTGTGGTCTGGATAACAGATTGCAGTACAGTGAATTAAGTGAATCTGAAGCGAAATCAACAATGAAGCAATAACAGTACTATGAAAAACATAGAAAAGCACACCACTACACAGTAttgaaattatgttttactGAAGTGGCAACATTTTGATTCataatcctgtttgttttttatcaaatgAAACATTTCCGTGATGCACTGTAACAACAGACATATTAAACCTACTTGAAGGaaccttttgttttgccttcagatctctcagacacacacatcacgcAAACTATCACATTTTGTGCCAAGCAGCAACAATCAAGTACCAGtataaaaacaatcaacaaaatTCTTATTGCTCCAAAATGTATGTTTAACTGCTTTGGGTACTGCTGCATGGACTGGGCCATAGTTGGAGATTATGATATTCATAATTTTCCTGAgagattgtattgtattattgcTGCTCTCCAGCTTATTAAGGTAAGCCTGGATCTTTTTATGTGAGCTATACGTACTGTACCATAGAATATATATAGAAGCATATAATTTGCCTCTATTGAAAGTGTCCCTCTACCTTTATCATTACCACCATCGTTTTTTTCCAAAGGGTGAGGGCCTGCCATAGAGATGCAGGAGAACATTTATCCTATTAAAAATTAGCAATGCTCTTTGGTAACACTTTACTTCAAGTTCCCCTGTTTAGCATTTAGAAGTGGTATatgaacatttaataaatagtttataacaaattataatatagcagctattttaagtgtttatcaatgtacagtatttgtcaacaattataaCTCCTCCAATGAAgacatattttgtattattccaactgtgttttactatattgtcattcatctgtttatacagcagctCCCACTTATGGGTCTCCACAGGAGTTATAGTAGttacaataaatgaataatatctTGTCATACACTCATTATAAtgttataaatcatttattaactTATAAATACTAAATGTTATTGAGTAACAAtaggcaaaaaaatatttctcttaGTTTTACAATCAACTAATATATTTATACTATTTTCCAATAAATAGTAAATAAGTCATAACGCTTTCAGTGTAAggatttattttgacatttgataaaGGTTAAATTAAGTCAGCTTGATTTTGAGCTGTTCACACACCTCCACATGGTGTTGTTTGGTTAAACAGGCCTGCAGCGCTTATCCCTTTCTTattctggcttttattttgaaaactgggATTAACATGCCTTTTTCTTTGagatgtgacacacacacacacacacacacacacacacacacacacacacacacacacacacacacacacacgaggcgGAGTTAGACGAGGATCCACATCGGTGCTTCAACTCAGTTCATTTGAGGGTTTGCTTGAGACTCACTCATTGTCACGGATCGGGGGATTAACTGAGCTCTTCACGCGGTGTTTGACGTTACTGAAGCGAGAAGAAGTGAAAACAGGTTTGTAAATATGTAACTGTGCAGTCCAGCAACAACTAGTGTTTGAACCACCGGGGAGAAGGAAGATGGACTCTGCCGTGAACAACGCCGAGAAGAAGCGGTGGCTCAGCGGTCTGCTGTGGTGGTCGCTCCTGGTCGAGCTGGCGTCGGGAGGTAACAAAGCAACTTTTcgacttttttttccaatgaaAACAAACGAGATATAAACTTATTAGATGGTGCTTTCAATGACGACATGTTAATGCTGCAACCACAAGCTTCAACTCTGATGACTGTCTTCCAGTGTTTCTAGTGTACTGAGGAAATAGTTCCCTGAAGGCGACTTGAGATTTGCAGGTTATGACAACTGAAGTAACAAAGCAAACATAATCACTTACTTTATTTTCGTCACTGGCTGCTCTTTCCTTCATATGAGGGCTACAGCACTATTTCTGTTTCATCATGAGCGTGTCTCCAAAAGCGGGCTTAGTATCACTTTACAGAGGattgttaaatgttttctgtgcatgCTGCTGAGTTGCTGTAATAGTTCACAGGTTTTAAAATGTTAACCTCAGTGTGACACCCAACTGAACAACAGCATGTcaatgtgaatgttttcattcCAGCAACAACAGAGATTAATTTTTATGCATGAtcttgcatgtttttctttcaaactaAGGCGACCAATAATTCCAGTATTTATCTTCCACATATGATTTGCATTAGTTTTTCTATAATCTGTGCATGcatggtgcacacacacacaggataatGCTGTGCACTGTAAGCGCTCACCTTATTagaggcagcagcagggacTGTGATGCCCACTGTGGTGGAAGAATATCTGACTGTGACAAtaacacattcaaacaaatgCAAGAAAATGGACATCCATTGCTTTGTTGATGGACCTAAGGGAAAAatatggggttttttttgtgagtttttacagatttacattatttatatagaTGTGGGCATTATTATTCTGTCTGGTTGATTTGATTCTGGCCATGTGTCATCTATATTCAGTATTCATCCAGGCTGTGGCCCTGGGGATAATCAGGAATTATTTCACTATGACTCACACTAGACCATATCCTTCAATGAATATAACTACAGTACAGACATTTGCTTTACTTGAATGCGTCCCTTGATGTGAGCGTACTCTGTATTCCCCTCGCATTATGAAACAAGCCTCGTCCCAGGTTTTGATAATGCATCAGCAACAGAATGGCACGACAGTCCgcgaaaaaaaaacaaagagacacttCAGTCAAGTTGCATCTCTGATTTGTTGTAGAAACTGAGCACACAGGCAGTGACAAGCACTGGTATTAGGCCTCAAATTAACTGTAAGCGGGTGTTCACTGAAAGGTCACTGGCATTGTTGTTGAAGGAGCGCTTTGTGAAatctcaccaaaaaaaaaatgtccctgTCGCACGGAAAGTGCCACTGTAGACACGTAGATTACAGAACAACCTTCACACACCTCCTGTTTCTGCACAGTCAGGTGGACACAGGTGTGTTTATGGGTGGGTATTGTTTTCTGGCAGTCTACTGTGCTCTTTCATTTACATACTCCCTAAATTTCTACgtttctgcagctgaaacaacCAAAATTTTCTCCCCTTACATTATCGCTATTTTACCGCTTTCCAAGAATCCAGCTGCTTATACGCAAGTTATACGCAAGACCCTGTTGACCCTGTTGACATCATATGACTTGAACGTCATTGTTGCGACTCTAAAATACAATTGAGCATGCATCCGGTCCATCCTAGTGAACTTAGGGGAAAAATGTCTTTGCTTTCCTCTTGGTTAGTTTTTGGAAATGCTTCCTCCCTGTTGTACACAGAGCCAGtcagatgaatgaaaatgacgTATAAATGAGGAAGGACAATAAACTCACTCCGTCTGAGTCAGGGTCAGAATTAGGATAAATAATGCTGGATGGCTTGTGCCTGTGGGCCAATTTTTCTCTATTTCCAGCTGCATTTAACAATTTAACGGGCACCTTACACCAGACTGAGAGTTATCGCTTAGGATAGACTGGACAGTTAATGATGAGTAAATTAAGTTCAAcaccaataaaacaaatacatacaaaaattgCTGCAAATTGAAAAGTACTTCTTCAGCGGACTACCTTTGTTAGgacatatacaaatatatataatacaggCCTTAATATATATTTCAGTGTATGAGTTAGTCTAAAACAGCACTATTAGCTCATTTGGGGGAAATGGGATGGTAACGTGTGAAGTTCGCTGGAAAATGTGTGTCTCAccagaaatatgtttatttgggATAAACAAATCAGTGGATCTTGATCAAAAGACGTGCCCACGTGTTGATGATAAGATCAGAGGAGGACTGAGACTTAGAGGGCTGCGAGGATTACTCAATTAATcaagtgacagaaaattaatctgcaactttTTTTGATAGTCAGTTGATCGTTTTAAGTCATATTTCaatcaaaaatgccaaacattcactggtAGCAGCAAACTGACATCACactggccctcatttatcaatcttgcgtgaaaacaggcgcagatctgagcgcagaattggtcgtacgataggatacacgtgtgattcatgaaacattcgtatctgaccaatcccagcgtacgaatgatcgggtcttgataaatgcggcggctgaattcgatcgtcattaacatgttacgcccttaaatattcctggttcggaggcctcgcccactaaggtcaaacatggagagaagcgttactggcaaaaaacgaaacttttcagagatggagatcgacatcctgacatccgaggtggcgcaaaataaggatgtgctttttggcagtctgaagagtggggtcaaaggagctcataaaaccgctcTGTGGAAGAGGGTAacggagatgagtttggctctgcagtgccccctcctgcagccgcgcgccaacacagctgttttgaaaaataaaagaatcgtgtgtcCCCCGGCCACCtggccaccacgtttaaaagtgatagcttggcatcacaaaacacctgtacatttatagagtggtagtttttgcgattgatgaatgcgtaatcattcatggaCGGCGCCTTCAGACGCACGAGTgcaatcaattgctccaaccaaatttggaaacccagcaatctggagatccctgcggtctctgaaaacgcgCTCACGTCTGGCACgcgcgtattgttcctccaaaatgagtaaatctgccatcgttatgatttgataactgtcaaagcacctgtttaaataagggagtgagtaaacatctgaccaaccacagtgcaacaatgattatctcaccagatgcttttaattgttgttccagttgtgtcatacccatcggaaaaaacaaaaaacaattacacaattttgccatgagttaatttgcaaacacacatttctgcttgtatttattattatttcaaattttaatgtgcaataattagatgtcatgttaggctatttagcctatcatattgttttattgtacaaaaaagtggtatcagtaaaaaacgtgggcttttttaaaattcaatttttttttatcttgttttattcgttttgagaatccgttttgatctgttctaaatatgtgactgtttatgctaatgacagctgaggtttgtttaataattattttcagactcagccagattttgctgtgctgcaccgcaaatccagatttgcgtacacgagctcagacctgacgtgagatctgatctTAGCTTCTGCTCACTTCCAAATTGATAAATTccgaagcttgcgtggaaacggtcgtacgcacggttttctgccctacgttcgtttgataaatgagggccattgagattaaaaaaattGTGATAGTGAGAaatttgcaatattttttttactattttgtgGCAATTTATGGACTGATTAATGGAAGAACAAAGGAATGATCATCAtattaattgatgatgaaaaaaattgttAGTTTCAGAGAAACTATGTTTGCTGAGATCAACGAACAGTGAGCTAAAGACGTGTGAACCAAACCTAAACTGTACAAATTTGTGACCGGAGAGATGATGAAAACTACAGTGTTTGCTGTAGCATTTCTATCCAATACTGATTTATCGTAAATCCATCATTTATATCTGGTGTTGTTGAtctgatgtgttgatgtgaacGCCTGATGTTTAGCAGTTTCCAAGGAAAAGTTAACACTACTAGTGTGAACGTCGCATTTGCACATGGGGATGTTTGCCATATTGGTAAGTTAGCTAAAAAGATGAAGCCAAATGAAACAGTTATTGTACTTTATTGCCTTGTCAAAGCTCGCTCgtcacaaaataaatcattcatttcacttGTATTTGAATACATGGGCACGatgtaattttgtaactttttttaattatgttatCTGTCGCTAACCTGTCACTCTTGGAATTCTTTGAGCAGCTCCACATGTCTGTTGGCGAGATGATTTGTGTTGGCGACCATGGTCTGCGCAGGTTTAAATCATCTTTTGCAGACGGGCTTTGTGAGGTCTGTGGGCTTGCCCTGACTGGCAGCTATGGAAGAGGAATAATGCTATCTTTTGCTTTGTGTATCTGCTTTACTGACAAGCCGTGGACAGTCAACAAAACTGCCATTTTTAAAGTATTGGTACAAATAAAATGGGGTATAGTTGTATTTTTGTCTCCTCAATCAGCTCCTGTTGATTGATGACCGTATACTGACATGGCTGAAGGGCTAATTTACATGCTTTACTGGTTTAATTGTCTTAATTTATACTACATAGTCCATACAGATTGGATTTGATTAAGCAAACGACCCATTAGTGCACTAACCCTTTTAGGAGTAACAACAATGCATTAACTCACATTAACTTTATCTAGCCTCACTCGTGAGTCACTCTGGGCCATTAGCAGCAAGCTGCTCTTGCCCCTGGGTCATGATGAACtccaaataaatcaaaagtgGAATGGACATGCTTCTTCACAGAGGCAAAGATTTGTTAACCTTTGAATATGCGTGGGACTCTGACACTCATTAAAAAACTCAACTGGTGATGCCTGGGCATGAGGGCTTAGATGAGAAAGCTTCAGAACACGTTAGCCTAGATTACAGGGTGATGTGAAATGGCAGGGAGGTGAGGTAGAAGAAACAGCTGGGTCCATCCGCCACACTGTTTCTGGAACACGCGGCCACAGACAATGTGTGGATGTCAGAGCCTTTCATGTTCAGGTTGAAGGTTCCTGTCAGGGCAGGGCAGGCCCAAACATGTCTGACTCCCTCCAAGCCACTTCCTCATCCTCTGCCTCAGTTTGGATACTGCTGTTGTGGCATTAAAGTCAAATTCCTTTAAAATTCGTATATGTCATTACTATAGTTTTGGACAGTCCATGAACAACTTGCTCCTAAAGCTATAAAAGAGCAGAGATATAAATCTGCAATTCTGCTGCAAGGATTACATGCAGGAGTAAAGTTTCATCCTGAAGGTAGTTATTATTCTATAGGTAACGCTTTAAAACTCATAATTGTACTCTTGTCATACTTGACTGCATGTAAATCATTATGATTGAGCATATAGAGTCCAAACACAGCCTGCCCACCAGGAAGGCTGAGCTAAGCAGATCCAAAGAATCTTACAAGCACTCTTTAAATAAGGTGTGTTATAACttgtggacagtgtgtgtgtgtgtgtgtgtgtgtgtgtgtgtgtgtgtgtgtgtgtgtgtgtgtgtgtgtgtgtgtgtgtgtgtgtgtgcgcgcgctcaCACGTGCTTCCCACTTCACACAGGCTCTGCTCCACTTGTAAAGAACAACCAGGATGATAATTAGCCTGGCTTTTATATCTAAATGTCACATGTTGGCTATATTAAGACCACAATGCTTGACTTGActtgctctgtgtttgctgtagtCATTGCTACTgtactttctgtttctcatctcCCTCAAGCTCTGCTCAGTTTAAATGATTGTGATGCACTGATTTAACAAACTGCAAAAGACAGTCAACACCACATTCAACCATATACAATCTCCCTCTTGTTgtctccttaaaaaaaaaaaaaaaacctgtctctctctaatgTCTCTTTCTACAGCTTCCTTCTATGGCGATGGCTTTGTACAGCTCAAAGCAACAGAGTCGTCCGACCATAACATGCTCCGCATTCGCTTCCGAACCTCCAGCACCAATGGCCTGCTGTTTCTAGCTGCCGGCCAGACCGACTACTTCCTACTAGAGCTGCATGCTGGTCGCCTGCAGGTGGGTACATCTATGGCCCCAGCGCATGAGCATATGTGTGCAAGCATACATTAgtacacacgtgcacgcacataTTCACATGCATACAACACTTCGCAGATGTATGTGCTCGACCGCATATGAGCTCACAATAGACAtaggcacacacgcacacacacactgaccaccGTAAGCCATGGTTCCATCTCAGTTGACAGTGTCAGTCTCTCAACACAGTAACACAAGCAGACAAGCCTCAGTGTTAACTCCATACCAGTCACTTCTTGTCACAGTAGGAACCAGGAGATAATGAAAGCAGTCagatctgtgtttttaatctacTGGAATAAGTGAGATAATTTCTCAGGGCGTTGTACTCTGCCTCTGTGCAACAAATCACTTGAATTATCAAACATTGTGAAACTAATCAGTGGACTGCTTGGTGGCCTGCTATTGCTGTAATCACTCCATGATCTATGTAATACAGGggtgcaactaatgattattttcattattgattaatcattattataaattaattagTGTATGAAATGTCAACCAATTATGAAAACATGTATGTCACTATTTCTCAGTGCCTtaggtgatgtcatcaaattgCTTATTCTGTCCAATTAGTAGTAGGAGTGTTCTCTCGCCACTTTCATTTCACTAATGTGTTTTATAACAGGGCTTTCATCAGGGTAACGGTCCAAATCCCAAGTCCTCACATTTCATCAAGTTGCAACCAaggaatgtttggcatttttgcttgaaaaaataactgaaacaacTGATCGATTATCAGATTTTTGGTTGACTGATTGCTCCCTTCGGTCATGAACAGTGCAGCCTTTAAAGCTTAGTCAAATGGAAAGCAAAATGTCGTTAATTTTAAGAAGTTCAAATTGAAATCAATCTAGTTACTTAACAAAAAAGTTACTTAAATGAACATACAGAATGTGCCAATCAATTTCCTTGTTATAGTTTCATTATGGATAATTGAGGTGACCAGTTGTATTTAATAATGAGAAGGTCACAGTAAGATTGCATCTCCTTATTTCTGAAGGCACTGAATTCCTCAGCAGAATGAGCTTAAATTCTGCAAAATTAGAAACCGAC
This genomic window from Seriola aureovittata isolate HTS-2021-v1 ecotype China chromosome 5, ASM2101889v1, whole genome shotgun sequence contains:
- the si:dkey-193c22.1 gene encoding uncharacterized protein si:dkey-193c22.1, which gives rise to MSGLKCHMSLPMTVGALLVGLPYSISLAAQWIYGWPNKPGYKKYIEALKPRRIYCLTRAVLETLKYLQYGRLYFQWKSWYKNDENRKHYEKAITFGRRGNKLDLYHPPNMEKKEDAPAPLVVFIYGGAWGSGERSIYCLLARQMAEELGAAVVCPDYCTYPKGNVLGMVQDIADCLVWAQESGQKFNFDKDNIVLIGHSAGAHLCALTTLFLIDTREELFIEASKQRDITQATKGVIGLSGVYNIMDHYEHEQKRAVEYVSTMHKAMNGVENFPYYSPTHLLEKLSQDKLNRVPPFALLHGTTDIIVPVESSTKFSELLNSLSVKVSLYLLPRVDHTEIVTDLMASDRRFYHPIYSCIKQEFRKLLETC